One window from the genome of Nicotiana sylvestris chromosome 9, ASM39365v2, whole genome shotgun sequence encodes:
- the LOC138877345 gene encoding uncharacterized protein encodes MSTDKLAKWKMLLSKFDIIYATQKVVKGQALADHLAENPVDGEYEPLKMYFPDEEVSFVGENITEAYDGWRMLFDGATNFKGVGIGAVLVSEIDQHYPVSTKLKFSCTNNMAEYEACILGLRLAVDMNIQELLVIGDSDLLVHQVLGEWATKNTKILPYLHCVQELIKRFTKIEFKHIPRIQNEFTEALATLSSMIQHPDKNFINHIPTGIHKQPTYCAHGEEEFDESPWFHNIKEYLEKGESPENATYTQKRML; translated from the coding sequence ATGTCTACGGATAAGTTAGCAAAGTGGAAAATGTTGTTGAGtaagttcgacattatctatgcaACTCAGAAGGTAGTTAAAGGGCAAGcgttggctgatcacttggcagAAAATCCTgtagatggagaatacgaaccattaaagatgtattttcccgacgaagaggtatcatttgtaggagaaaacattaccgaagcatacgacggttggaggatgttattcgatggagcaacaaactTCAAGGGAGTTGGCATTGGAGCTGTCTTAGTATCAGAAATAGATCAACATTACCCGGTATCCACAAAACTCAAGTTCtcatgtaccaacaatatggcagaatacgaGGCCTGTATCTTGGGACTCAGGTTGGccgtcgacatgaacattcaggagttgctagtaatCGGAGATTCCGATCTATTGGTGCACCAGGTTCTAGGAGAATGGGCTACTAAGAACACCAAAATATTGCCATACTTGCATTGTGTACAAGAGTTGAtcaaaaggttcacaaagatagaattcaaacatattccaaggattcagaACGAATTTACAGAAGCATTAGCCACCTtatcttccatgatacaacatccagacaagaatttcatcaatCATATCCCGACAGGAATTCATAAGCAGCCAACTTATTGTGCTCATGGTGAAGAAGAGTTCGACGAAAGTCCATGGTTCCACaacatcaaggaatacttggaaaAGGGAGAATCCCCAGAGAATGCTACATACACTCAGAAGcgcatgctttga